In a single window of the Natronosalvus caseinilyticus genome:
- a CDS encoding DUF2080 family transposase-associated protein has protein sequence MDRHEIEGHEVIDGTAKATGNGAHVLVPKNWRGADVKVVRITEPTDE, from the coding sequence ATGGATAGACACGAAATCGAAGGCCACGAAGTCATCGACGGGACGGCCAAAGCCACCGGGAACGGTGCTCACGTCCTCGTCCCGAAGAACTGGCGTGGTGCGGACGTGAAAGTCGTCCGAATCACCGAACCCACCGACGAGTAG
- a CDS encoding RNA-guided endonuclease InsQ/TnpB family protein has translation MNYNYRYRLRPSDALKEQLAWTVDTCMQVYNHFLHRLNRTDDTSAYSEQKLLPSLKKWWNDLKDVHSKVLQKVVQRLYDNLSTLKGRKENGYHVGQLKWKAPDEYRSFTYSQSGFKLKNTSGRTKLWLSKLGEISIIFHRNLPGNAEIKTVTVKQEPTGEWYAILGVETPDDPPENSENPEKCVGVDVGILKYAHDTDGTAVESVDLSDERERLERAQRDLSRKEHGSANWEEQRRVVAERHAELKNKRRDFLHKLSNYYAREYDLVAVEDLDLKGLVELPSNSRNRAGAAWGTFLRMLKYKCEREGTYFVAVNPRGTTKECASCGVSTDKPLWVREHSCPACGFEADRDANAAWNILSRGIKRRLGAGRSESTPVETALPVDTSVSAKRVVETGSPTLKREPSIER, from the coding sequence ATGAACTACAACTACAGGTATCGACTCCGACCGTCCGACGCCCTCAAAGAACAGTTAGCGTGGACTGTCGATACCTGTATGCAGGTCTACAACCACTTCCTCCACCGACTCAATCGCACCGATGACACGTCTGCGTACTCCGAGCAGAAACTCCTGCCGAGCCTCAAGAAGTGGTGGAACGACCTGAAAGACGTTCACTCGAAAGTCCTACAGAAAGTCGTTCAGCGGTTGTACGACAACCTCTCGACGCTCAAAGGCCGCAAAGAGAACGGCTACCACGTCGGCCAACTCAAGTGGAAGGCACCAGACGAGTACCGCAGTTTCACCTACAGTCAATCCGGCTTCAAGCTCAAGAACACGAGCGGCCGGACAAAACTGTGGCTCTCGAAACTCGGAGAAATCTCTATCATCTTCCACCGCAACTTGCCCGGTAACGCCGAAATCAAGACCGTGACGGTCAAGCAGGAACCCACCGGCGAGTGGTACGCAATCCTCGGCGTCGAAACGCCCGACGACCCGCCGGAGAATTCGGAGAATCCTGAGAAGTGCGTCGGCGTCGACGTGGGGATTCTCAAGTATGCCCACGACACCGATGGAACCGCCGTCGAATCGGTCGACCTGTCCGACGAACGCGAGCGGTTGGAACGCGCACAGCGCGACCTCTCGCGGAAGGAACACGGATCTGCGAATTGGGAGGAACAGCGCCGCGTCGTGGCCGAGCGTCACGCCGAGTTGAAGAACAAGCGCCGTGACTTTCTCCACAAGTTGTCGAACTACTACGCCCGCGAGTACGACCTCGTGGCGGTTGAGGACTTGGACTTGAAGGGCTTGGTCGAACTACCGAGCAACTCGCGCAACCGAGCAGGAGCGGCGTGGGGGACGTTCCTCCGGATGCTCAAATATAAGTGCGAGCGCGAAGGGACGTACTTCGTCGCCGTGAATCCGCGCGGAACGACGAAAGAGTGTGCGTCTTGCGGCGTTTCGACGGACAAGCCGTTGTGGGTCCGCGAACACTCCTGTCCGGCGTGTGGGTTCGAGGCGGATAGAGATGCGAACGCGGCGTGGAACATTCTTTCTCGCGGTATCAAAAGGCGGTTAGGAGCGGGACGCTCCGAATCAACGCCTGTGGAGACTGCACTCCCTGTGGATACTTCGGTATCTGCAAAGCGTGTCGTTGAAACAGGAAGCCCCACCCTTAAGCGCGAGCCGTCAATCGAGCGGTAG
- a CDS encoding MarR family transcriptional regulator, giving the protein MSIDIDEFEDRSSAELEEPSNAERVLRFLFENSDKAWKASTIAERADVNENSISAVLNRLKERDLVRHKGSYWAITDDTERLRRAHQFHRTVQRFDELYGEEDRDEWIEASDRASE; this is encoded by the coding sequence ATGTCGATCGATATCGACGAGTTCGAGGACCGCTCGTCCGCGGAACTCGAGGAGCCGAGTAACGCCGAACGAGTGCTCCGGTTCCTCTTTGAAAACAGCGACAAGGCGTGGAAGGCGTCGACGATCGCTGAACGAGCGGACGTCAACGAAAACTCGATCTCGGCGGTCCTCAACCGACTGAAGGAACGGGACCTCGTCCGGCACAAGGGGTCGTACTGGGCCATTACGGACGACACGGAACGGCTTCGTCGTGCCCACCAGTTCCATCGGACAGTTCAGCGGTTCGACGAACTCTACGGCGAAGAGGATCGCGACGAGTGGATCGAAGCGAGTGACCGAGCGAGCGAATGA
- a CDS encoding LAGLIDADG family homing endonuclease: MAQAGNSELVDAFEQFFRNYYDNEIKQLAQRYPNEQRSLSVDWQDLYRFDPDLADDFLNQPEQLQRYAEEALRLYDLPIDVSLGQAHVRIHTLPDTESPEIREIRARHMNTLVQVRGIVRKATDVRPKIEEAAFECQLCGTLSRIPQSTGDFQEPHECQGCERQGPFRVNFDQSEFVDSQKLRIQESPEGLRGGETPQAIDVNIEDDITGEVTPGDHVSAVGVLRLEQQGNQQEKSPIFDFYMEGMSVQVDEEQFEDMDITDEDKKQIYEISQREDVYEDMVGSIAPAIYGYEEEKLAMMLQLFSGVTKQLPDGSRIRGDLHMLLIGDPGTGKCVSGDTRVTLGDRRSVPIRELVESNLENPKPVDDGWWDEVDLEVPSLQQDGTISNQRATKVWKREAPDQLYRIRTSSGREIEVTPSHPLFVQQDGHFTPVRASELQEGSFISVPRRLPTEGNDSLEGDVRRSQSRNAVRLDVPTEWTPSLARLIGYIVAEGYVEKRPDNTGFVSITNNDREVLKDATRALSDLNLNITVREAHPGKEAREILCSSGEFVSFLQSLDSRLLQSSHEQRVPAQLLRTSTRIQAEFVKGLIEGEGHVSKTQRELTVASMSEELLEGVRSILLSLGIRSQLHERHNGSHRLRISGKEFGAYVSKVGFVTDRKQSAADGYTGTAGNTNTDIVPKIGTELRRIRESLGLTQAECGIPRSTYQHYERGSRNPSRESLKKVVSRFERSLSSEKSKVDSPLSADGGSLETAVQRLQHFIEGDVCWDRIEIIEAVEPDEDWVYDLEIEGTHNYISNGVISHNSQMLGYIQNIAPRSVYTSGKGSSSAGLTAAAVRDDFGDGQQWTLEAGALVLADQGIAAVDELDKMRPEDRSAMHEALEQQRISVSKAGINATLKSRCSLLGAANPKYGRFDHYEPISEQIDLEPALISRFDLIFTVTDQPDEEKDRNLAEHILTTNYAGELTTQQREMPQLDVSTEEIESMTEEVDPVIDADLLRKYIAYAKQNCHPRMTQEAREAIRDFYVDLRSKGTDEDAAVPVTARKLEGLVRLSEASARIRLSDTVEEEDATRVIEIVRSCLQDIGVDPETGEFDADIVEAGTSKSQRDRIKNIKQLISDVEEEYDEGAPIDVVLERANEIGMDQSKAEHEIEKLKQKGEVYEPSTNNLRTT, encoded by the coding sequence ATGGCGCAAGCGGGCAACTCTGAACTCGTCGACGCGTTCGAGCAGTTCTTCCGTAACTACTACGACAACGAGATCAAGCAGCTCGCCCAGCGCTATCCCAACGAACAGCGCTCGCTGTCGGTCGACTGGCAGGACCTCTACCGATTCGACCCGGACCTTGCCGACGACTTCCTGAACCAGCCAGAACAGCTCCAGCGCTACGCCGAGGAAGCCCTCCGACTCTACGACCTGCCGATCGACGTCAGCCTCGGGCAGGCCCACGTCCGCATCCACACCCTCCCGGACACCGAGTCCCCCGAGATCCGCGAGATTCGTGCCCGCCACATGAACACCCTCGTCCAGGTGCGCGGCATCGTCCGGAAGGCCACCGACGTCCGCCCGAAGATCGAGGAGGCCGCATTCGAGTGCCAGCTCTGTGGCACCCTCTCGCGGATTCCCCAGTCGACGGGCGACTTCCAGGAACCCCACGAGTGCCAGGGCTGTGAGCGACAGGGACCCTTCCGCGTGAACTTCGATCAGTCCGAGTTCGTCGACTCCCAGAAGCTGCGCATCCAGGAGAGCCCCGAGGGGCTGCGCGGCGGCGAGACGCCCCAGGCCATCGACGTCAACATCGAGGACGACATCACCGGCGAGGTCACCCCCGGCGATCACGTCTCCGCAGTGGGCGTCCTGCGCCTCGAGCAACAGGGCAACCAGCAGGAGAAGTCGCCCATCTTCGACTTCTACATGGAGGGAATGTCCGTCCAGGTCGACGAGGAGCAGTTCGAGGACATGGACATCACCGACGAGGACAAGAAACAGATCTACGAGATTTCCCAGCGCGAGGACGTCTACGAGGACATGGTCGGCTCCATCGCGCCGGCCATCTACGGCTACGAAGAGGAGAAGCTCGCGATGATGCTCCAACTGTTCTCGGGCGTGACGAAGCAGTTACCCGACGGCTCGAGGATTCGCGGGGACCTGCACATGCTACTTATCGGAGATCCTGGTACAGGGAAGTGTGTTTCAGGTGATACTCGAGTGACGCTCGGCGACAGGCGCAGCGTACCTATTCGGGAACTCGTCGAGTCGAACCTCGAGAATCCGAAACCCGTCGACGACGGGTGGTGGGACGAAGTCGACCTCGAGGTCCCCTCCCTTCAACAGGACGGCACCATATCGAATCAACGAGCTACCAAAGTCTGGAAGCGTGAAGCACCCGACCAGTTGTATCGAATTCGGACCTCGAGCGGACGCGAAATCGAAGTAACACCGTCGCATCCGTTGTTTGTTCAGCAAGACGGTCACTTCACACCAGTACGAGCGAGTGAGCTACAGGAAGGTTCGTTTATTAGCGTTCCTCGTCGTCTCCCAACGGAAGGAAACGACTCGCTCGAGGGAGATGTCCGACGGTCCCAGTCGAGAAATGCCGTTCGCCTCGACGTACCAACCGAGTGGACCCCTTCTCTCGCCCGGTTAATCGGGTATATTGTAGCAGAGGGGTACGTCGAGAAACGCCCTGATAACACAGGTTTCGTCTCGATTACAAACAATGATCGGGAAGTCCTGAAAGATGCTACGCGCGCTCTTTCGGATCTCAATTTGAATATAACGGTTCGGGAGGCGCATCCTGGTAAAGAGGCTCGCGAGATACTGTGTTCATCTGGCGAGTTCGTAAGTTTCCTCCAGTCACTCGATTCACGGTTACTGCAGTCATCACACGAACAACGGGTTCCGGCGCAACTTTTACGCACCTCGACAAGAATCCAAGCCGAATTCGTTAAAGGACTGATTGAGGGAGAAGGGCACGTCTCCAAAACTCAGCGCGAACTCACAGTAGCGTCGATGAGCGAAGAATTGCTCGAAGGCGTCAGATCGATTCTGCTATCCCTCGGAATTCGCTCTCAACTGCACGAGCGACACAATGGAAGTCATCGACTCCGAATTAGCGGCAAAGAGTTCGGAGCGTACGTATCCAAAGTCGGGTTTGTCACGGATCGGAAGCAAAGTGCTGCGGACGGTTACACTGGAACGGCCGGGAACACGAATACCGACATAGTTCCCAAAATTGGAACAGAATTACGGCGTATCAGAGAGTCGCTAGGCCTCACACAGGCTGAATGCGGAATTCCTCGGAGTACGTATCAGCATTACGAACGGGGTTCTCGTAACCCTAGTAGAGAGAGTCTAAAAAAAGTGGTATCCAGGTTCGAACGGTCACTTTCGTCTGAGAAATCGAAGGTAGATAGCCCACTATCCGCAGATGGAGGGTCACTCGAAACTGCCGTACAACGGCTTCAACACTTCATCGAAGGGGACGTTTGCTGGGACCGTATAGAGATTATCGAAGCGGTTGAACCCGACGAGGACTGGGTCTATGATCTCGAAATCGAAGGCACGCACAACTACATTTCAAACGGGGTCATCTCCCACAACTCTCAAATGTTGGGGTACATCCAGAACATCGCACCCCGTTCTGTCTACACCTCTGGCAAGGGGTCGTCCTCGGCCGGCCTCACCGCTGCAGCTGTGAGAGACGACTTCGGCGACGGCCAGCAGTGGACCCTCGAGGCCGGCGCCCTCGTCCTCGCCGACCAGGGAATCGCGGCGGTCGACGAGCTAGATAAAATGCGACCGGAAGATCGCAGCGCCATGCACGAAGCCCTCGAGCAACAGCGGATCTCGGTCTCGAAGGCGGGCATCAACGCCACCCTCAAGTCCCGCTGTTCGCTGCTCGGGGCGGCCAACCCCAAGTACGGCCGCTTCGACCACTACGAACCTATCAGTGAGCAGATCGACCTCGAGCCGGCGCTCATCTCGCGGTTCGACCTGATCTTCACCGTCACGGACCAGCCCGACGAGGAGAAAGACCGCAATCTGGCAGAACACATTCTGACGACGAACTACGCCGGCGAGTTGACGACCCAGCAACGGGAGATGCCCCAGCTCGACGTCTCCACCGAGGAGATCGAGTCGATGACCGAGGAGGTCGACCCGGTGATCGACGCCGACCTGTTGCGCAAGTACATTGCGTACGCCAAGCAGAACTGCCACCCGCGGATGACTCAGGAGGCCCGAGAAGCCATCAGGGACTTCTACGTCGACCTCCGCTCGAAGGGGACCGACGAGGACGCCGCGGTGCCGGTGACGGCCCGAAAGCTCGAGGGGCTGGTCCGACTGTCGGAAGCCAGCGCGCGGATCCGCCTCTCCGACACGGTCGAGGAGGAAGACGCCACGCGCGTGATCGAGATCGTTCGCTCGTGTCTGCAGGACATCGGGGTCGATCCCGAGACCGGCGAGTTCGACGCGGACATCGTCGAGGCGGGGACCTCGAAGTCCCAGCGCGACCGGATCAAGAACATCAAGCAACTGATCAGCGACGTCGAGGAGGAGTACGACGAGGGCGCGCCGATCGACGTCGTCCTCGAGCGAGCGAACGAGATTGGCATGGATCAGTCGAAAGCCGAACACGAAATCGAGAAGCTCAAGCAGAAAGGCGAGGTCTACGAGCCGAGTACGAACAATTTGCGGACGACGTAG
- a CDS encoding M24 family metallopeptidase, translated as MSRDVFDEREYERRVERAKARLREEELDAIVVTDPANMNYLTGYDGWSFYVHQAVVLTADRDEPVWVGREMDANGARATTALSEESIRAYSDDHVHSPYDLHPMDYVAGVLEDLEVADGRIGLEMDASYFTAKSYTRLQGNLPEATFEDATLLVGWVRIKKSEQELEYMRQAARISENAMQAGLDAIAEGVPEYEAAAAIYDALITGTGTYGGDYPAIVPLMPSGDHTDTPHLTWTDRPFEDGDPVIIELSGCRHRYHSPLARTTFVGDPPEELERTADIVVEGIEAALDAVEPGVTCEAVEKAWRDTIAQYGLEKEDRIGYSMGLGYPPDWGEHTASIRPGDETVLEEDMTFHMIPGIWTEEIGMEISETFHVTGTGAETLAEFPRRLFTA; from the coding sequence ATGTCTCGAGATGTCTTCGACGAACGCGAGTACGAACGTCGGGTCGAGCGAGCGAAAGCACGGTTGCGCGAGGAGGAACTCGACGCCATCGTCGTCACCGATCCGGCCAACATGAACTACCTCACCGGCTACGACGGCTGGTCGTTTTACGTCCACCAGGCCGTCGTCCTCACGGCTGACCGCGACGAACCGGTCTGGGTCGGCCGCGAGATGGACGCCAACGGCGCCCGGGCGACGACCGCCCTCTCCGAGGAGAGCATCCGGGCGTACAGCGACGACCACGTCCACTCGCCGTACGACCTCCACCCGATGGACTACGTCGCGGGCGTCCTCGAGGACCTCGAGGTCGCTGACGGCCGAATCGGCCTCGAGATGGACGCATCCTACTTCACCGCGAAGTCGTACACCCGGTTACAGGGGAACCTCCCGGAGGCGACGTTCGAGGACGCGACGCTGCTGGTCGGCTGGGTTCGGATCAAAAAGTCCGAACAGGAACTCGAGTACATGCGCCAGGCCGCTCGCATCTCGGAGAACGCGATGCAGGCAGGCCTCGACGCGATCGCGGAAGGCGTCCCCGAGTACGAGGCCGCGGCCGCGATCTACGATGCGCTGATCACCGGCACCGGCACGTATGGCGGCGACTACCCGGCGATCGTCCCGCTGATGCCCTCGGGCGATCACACCGACACGCCCCACCTCACGTGGACCGACCGCCCGTTCGAGGACGGCGATCCCGTCATCATCGAGCTATCGGGGTGTCGTCACCGGTATCACTCGCCGCTGGCCCGGACGACGTTCGTCGGCGACCCGCCCGAAGAACTCGAGCGAACGGCGGACATCGTGGTCGAGGGGATCGAGGCGGCCCTCGACGCCGTCGAGCCGGGAGTCACCTGCGAGGCCGTCGAGAAGGCCTGGCGCGACACGATCGCCCAGTACGGCCTCGAGAAGGAGGACCGAATCGGGTACTCGATGGGACTCGGCTACCCGCCGGACTGGGGCGAGCACACCGCGAGCATTCGCCCGGGCGACGAGACCGTCCTCGAGGAGGACATGACGTTCCACATGATCCCCGGCATCTGGACGGAGGAAATTGGGATGGAGATCAGCGAGACGTTCCACGTGACGGGAACTGGCGCGGAGACGCTGGCTGAGTTCCCGCGGCGGTTGTTTACCGCCTGA
- a CDS encoding FAD-binding and (Fe-S)-binding domain-containing protein: MATDDPASTTDRADRTGAPDSMGVPDSNQSDSAADRDADSAAGRGADSSADREADPAADSRANYDYVGGTVDRPALVSDLDARIDGEVRFDEYTRQLYATDASAYERTPVGVVLPRSTADVSSVVSYCADNGIPVLPRGAGTSLAGQAVNEAVVLDFTAHMDAVGTIDPDERRATVQAGTVLADLNAALETHDLKFAPDPAAGNRSTVGGAIGNNSTGAHSLQYGKTDAYVEEMEVVLADGSVERFGEVTVADLRNAAVPDGDLLERIYEALRRVIDEEAGAIGETFPQLKRNVSGYNLDRLVAEAFGRPDAFDERGDGSLALDGEPDPDATVNLARVLAGSEGTLGVVTEATVSLEPVPETTSVALLTYHDLLEAMADVDTIVRTHDPAAIEAIDDVLIDLAERTEEFAAVAERLPAGTETALLVEFYAEDDDHGREQVAELLADRLPDTDVPDPGADEADSKDEDTAADPERDPVRAFDAIEAHDPQGIAELWKLRKSAAPILLSRTSDAKHISFIEDTAVPTEHLADYVADFQDVLEEYDTFASFYAHAGPGCMHMRPLVDTKSPAGLEAFESLADDVTDLVVEYGGSVSGEHGDGRARTQWNHKLYGDDVWDLFRDLKTAFDPNWLLNPGTVCGDHDMTEHLRFDPDYAFDPGLEPALNWDVENGFKGMVDLCHGCAGCRSGQETTGGVMCPTYRAAEEESLSTRGRANALRGAMSGELDTDATDEEFLAEIVDLCIGCKGCKRDCPSEVDVAKLKAEVEHAAHQRNGASLRDRLFANVDRLNAIGSALAPLSNWAASLPGSGTVAEKTVGIARERDLPTFASRSFEDWFDARGSRVPLQAADRKVLLFPDTYTNYNHPRAGKAAVQVLETAGVHVRLPDGVTSTGRPAHSKGFLDLSRERARTNVDALTPFLEDGWEVVLVEPSDAVMLQSDYLDLLSGPDVERLARNTYGVCEYLDRFDLADELPTTGSGRLEERLTYHGHCHQKATKKDGHAAAVLETVGYAVDALDSGCCGMAGSFGYEAEHYSLSRAIGEILLNQVDSSDGDRVVAPGASCRTQLSAHDGCDEPPHPIEMVAAALAERS, translated from the coding sequence ATGGCCACCGACGACCCGGCGTCCACGACCGATCGGGCCGACCGGACAGGGGCACCGGACTCGATGGGAGTACCGGATTCGAACCAGTCCGACTCGGCGGCGGACCGGGATGCCGATTCGGCGGCAGGCCGAGGAGCCGATTCGTCAGCGGACCGGGAGGCCGATCCCGCGGCGGATTCACGAGCGAACTACGACTACGTCGGCGGGACCGTCGACCGACCGGCTCTCGTCTCGGACCTGGACGCGCGAATCGACGGCGAGGTGCGATTCGACGAGTACACCCGCCAGCTGTACGCGACCGACGCGAGCGCGTACGAGCGGACGCCCGTCGGCGTCGTGCTGCCGCGGTCGACGGCGGACGTCTCGAGCGTCGTGAGCTACTGTGCCGACAACGGCATCCCCGTCTTGCCCCGCGGCGCCGGCACGAGCCTCGCCGGCCAGGCGGTCAACGAGGCCGTCGTTCTCGACTTCACGGCGCACATGGACGCAGTCGGCACTATCGATCCCGACGAACGACGGGCGACCGTGCAGGCGGGAACTGTTCTCGCCGACCTGAACGCGGCTCTCGAGACCCACGACCTAAAGTTCGCACCCGACCCCGCCGCCGGCAACCGCAGCACGGTTGGCGGCGCCATCGGGAACAACTCGACGGGCGCCCACTCGCTGCAGTACGGCAAGACCGACGCCTACGTCGAGGAGATGGAGGTCGTCCTCGCCGACGGCTCCGTCGAGCGCTTCGGCGAGGTGACGGTCGCCGACCTCCGAAACGCTGCGGTCCCGGACGGCGACCTGCTCGAGCGCATCTACGAGGCATTGCGCCGCGTGATCGACGAGGAAGCGGGCGCGATTGGCGAGACTTTCCCGCAACTGAAGCGCAACGTCTCGGGGTACAATCTGGACCGGCTGGTCGCGGAGGCATTCGGACGGCCCGACGCGTTCGACGAGCGGGGCGACGGCTCGCTCGCGCTCGACGGCGAACCCGACCCCGACGCGACGGTCAACCTCGCCCGGGTACTCGCCGGCAGCGAAGGGACCCTCGGCGTTGTGACGGAAGCGACGGTCTCGCTCGAGCCCGTGCCCGAAACCACGTCCGTGGCGCTGTTGACCTACCACGACCTGCTCGAGGCGATGGCCGACGTCGATACGATCGTCCGCACCCACGACCCGGCGGCGATCGAGGCGATCGACGACGTGCTGATCGACCTCGCCGAGCGAACCGAGGAGTTCGCGGCCGTCGCCGAACGACTCCCCGCGGGCACCGAGACCGCCTTGCTCGTCGAGTTCTACGCCGAAGACGACGATCACGGCCGCGAACAGGTCGCGGAGCTACTGGCCGACCGGCTGCCGGACACCGACGTCCCGGATCCGGGGGCCGACGAAGCGGATTCGAAAGACGAGGACACCGCGGCCGACCCGGAACGCGATCCCGTCCGGGCCTTCGACGCCATCGAAGCTCACGACCCACAGGGTATCGCCGAACTCTGGAAGCTCCGCAAGAGCGCGGCCCCGATCCTTCTCTCGCGAACGTCCGACGCGAAGCACATCTCGTTCATCGAGGATACGGCCGTCCCGACCGAGCACCTGGCGGACTACGTCGCGGACTTCCAGGACGTCCTCGAGGAGTACGACACGTTCGCCAGTTTCTATGCCCATGCGGGGCCGGGCTGTATGCACATGCGCCCGCTCGTCGACACCAAGAGCCCGGCTGGACTCGAGGCGTTCGAGTCACTCGCCGACGACGTCACCGACCTCGTCGTCGAGTACGGCGGCTCGGTGTCGGGCGAGCACGGCGATGGTCGCGCCCGCACGCAGTGGAATCACAAGCTCTACGGCGACGACGTGTGGGACCTCTTTCGTGACCTGAAGACGGCCTTCGACCCCAACTGGCTGCTCAACCCCGGGACCGTCTGTGGCGACCACGACATGACCGAGCACCTCCGGTTCGACCCCGACTACGCGTTCGACCCGGGGCTCGAGCCGGCTCTGAACTGGGACGTCGAGAACGGGTTCAAGGGGATGGTCGACCTCTGTCACGGCTGTGCCGGCTGTCGGAGCGGTCAGGAGACGACCGGCGGCGTGATGTGTCCGACCTATCGCGCGGCCGAGGAAGAGAGCCTCAGCACCCGCGGCCGTGCGAACGCGCTCCGGGGGGCGATGAGTGGCGAACTCGACACCGACGCGACCGACGAGGAGTTCCTGGCCGAGATCGTGGACCTCTGTATCGGCTGCAAGGGCTGTAAGCGCGACTGCCCGAGCGAGGTGGACGTGGCGAAGCTCAAAGCCGAGGTGGAACACGCCGCCCACCAGCGAAACGGAGCGTCCCTCCGGGATCGTCTCTTCGCGAACGTCGACCGGCTCAACGCCATCGGCTCCGCGCTCGCGCCGCTGTCGAACTGGGCCGCGTCGCTACCGGGATCGGGGACGGTCGCCGAGAAAACAGTCGGAATCGCCCGCGAGCGCGACCTTCCGACGTTCGCGAGCCGGAGCTTCGAGGACTGGTTCGACGCGCGCGGCTCCCGGGTCCCGCTCCAGGCGGCGGACCGGAAGGTGCTCCTCTTCCCGGATACGTACACGAACTACAACCATCCGAGGGCCGGCAAGGCGGCGGTGCAGGTCCTCGAGACGGCCGGCGTTCACGTTCGACTTCCCGATGGCGTGACCTCGACCGGACGTCCGGCCCACTCGAAGGGCTTCCTCGACCTCTCCCGCGAACGCGCCCGGACTAACGTCGACGCGCTGACGCCGTTCCTCGAGGACGGGTGGGAGGTCGTCCTGGTCGAGCCCTCCGACGCGGTCATGCTCCAGTCGGATTACCTGGACCTGCTGTCGGGACCCGACGTGGAACGCCTCGCAAGGAACACCTACGGCGTCTGTGAGTACCTCGATCGGTTCGACCTGGCTGACGAGCTACCGACCACCGGCTCGGGCCGTCTCGAGGAGCGCCTGACCTACCACGGCCACTGTCACCAGAAGGCGACGAAGAAGGACGGTCACGCCGCAGCCGTCCTCGAGACCGTCGGCTACGCGGTCGACGCGCTCGATTCGGGCTGTTGTGGTATGGCCGGTTCCTTCGGCTACGAAGCCGAACACTACTCGCTCAGCCGGGCCATCGGCGAGATTCTGCTCAACCAGGTCGACTCGAGCGACGGGGATCGGGTCGTGGCGCCGGGTGCGTCCTGTCGGACGCAGCTCTCCGCCCACGACGGCTGCGACGAGCCGCCCCACCCGATCGAAATGGTGGCGGCGGCGCTTGCGGAGCGGTCGTGA
- the rio1 gene encoding serine/threonine-protein kinase Rio1, producing MTAAFELVDLEEADTPGDEWEEIDVTDTEADRIARKRDREFEQFEERIKDADQFKVEQSVFDDATFAALYKLVQDGHVEAFGGPISTGKEANVYHALGDDREVAVKIYRINASNFRQMRDYLEGDPRFEGLGGKKKDVVLAWVRKELANLERARAAGVRVPEPIAAERNVLVMEYLGNDADGRAKRLGEVHVENPRTAYEVIREYMRRLYSAGLIHGDLSEYNVIVHENQLIVIDLGQAVTVHHPNSRGFLERDCHNVASFFRRQGLEVTDDEVLEFVTQPEPDPSRA from the coding sequence ATGACAGCCGCGTTCGAACTGGTCGACCTCGAGGAAGCGGACACCCCCGGTGACGAGTGGGAGGAAATCGACGTCACCGACACGGAAGCCGACCGCATCGCCCGCAAGCGCGACCGCGAGTTCGAACAGTTCGAGGAACGCATCAAAGACGCCGACCAGTTCAAGGTCGAACAGTCGGTGTTCGACGACGCCACCTTCGCCGCGCTGTACAAACTCGTTCAGGACGGCCACGTCGAGGCCTTCGGCGGCCCCATCTCGACCGGCAAGGAGGCCAACGTCTACCACGCCCTCGGTGACGACCGGGAGGTCGCCGTGAAGATCTATCGGATCAACGCCTCGAACTTCCGCCAGATGCGCGACTACCTCGAGGGCGACCCCCGATTCGAGGGACTGGGCGGCAAGAAGAAAGATGTCGTCCTCGCCTGGGTCCGCAAAGAACTGGCCAACCTCGAGCGCGCCCGCGCCGCCGGCGTTCGCGTCCCGGAGCCAATCGCGGCCGAACGAAACGTCCTCGTGATGGAGTATCTCGGGAACGACGCGGACGGTCGGGCAAAGCGCCTCGGCGAAGTCCACGTCGAGAATCCGCGGACAGCCTACGAGGTGATCCGGGAGTACATGCGTCGACTCTACTCGGCCGGCCTGATCCACGGCGACCTGAGCGAGTACAACGTCATCGTCCACGAGAATCAGCTCATCGTCATCGACCTCGGGCAAGCCGTCACCGTCCACCACCCCAACAGTCGCGGCTTCCTCGAGCGAGACTGCCACAACGTCGCCTCCTTCTTCCGGCGACAGGGCCTCGAGGTGACCGACGACGAGGTTCTCGAGTTCGTCACCCAGCCCGAACCGGATCCGTCTCGAGCCTGA
- a CDS encoding type II toxin-antitoxin system PemK/MazF family toxin — MCLQSTSWKREASGLDPEAIHGDQCIAVTLSTKTWYDERVQIADGDIIDGGLPKDSSILPWAVASIDVTRIDRELGTLDEKLVDEVVRQLGSYIGLEQC, encoded by the coding sequence GTGTGTCTGCAAAGCACGTCGTGGAAACGGGAAGCCTCGGGGCTTGACCCCGAGGCGATTCACGGCGACCAGTGTATCGCAGTCACGCTCTCGACGAAAACGTGGTACGACGAGCGCGTCCAGATTGCCGACGGCGATATCATCGATGGTGGCCTCCCGAAAGATAGTTCGATCCTCCCGTGGGCGGTCGCATCGATCGACGTGACTCGAATCGACCGTGAGCTCGGGACGCTCGACGAGAAACTCGTCGACGAGGTCGTCAGACAGCTCGGTTCGTACATCGGTCTCGAGCAGTGCTGA